From Weissella diestrammenae, a single genomic window includes:
- the smpB gene encoding SsrA-binding protein SmpB, producing MVKKKQAGPGVLATNNKARYNYAIGETFEAGLALTGTEIKSVRAGQITIADGFVQIRNGEAWLDNVNIAWFPQGNQFNHEPLRSRRLLLHQSEITRLAKASSVAGVTIVPLKVYIKRGFAKVLIGLGTGKHSYDKRETIKKRDQERELRRSVKR from the coding sequence ATGGTGAAAAAAAAGCAAGCTGGGCCAGGTGTGCTAGCAACCAACAATAAGGCAAGATACAATTATGCAATTGGTGAGACGTTTGAAGCTGGGTTAGCATTGACCGGTACTGAAATTAAATCGGTTCGCGCAGGCCAAATCACGATTGCTGATGGCTTTGTCCAAATTAGAAACGGTGAAGCTTGGTTAGATAATGTCAATATTGCTTGGTTTCCACAAGGCAATCAGTTTAACCATGAGCCATTAAGGTCACGTCGATTATTGTTACATCAGTCAGAGATTACACGACTAGCGAAAGCGTCATCGGTTGCAGGGGTGACAATTGTACCTTTGAAAGTTTATATTAAACGTGGTTTTGCAAAGGTTCTAATCGGGTTAGGGACTGGTAAACATAGTTATGATAAACGTGAAACAATTAAAAAACGCGATCAAGAACGAGAATTGAGACGATCGGTTAAACGGTAA
- a CDS encoding SDR family oxidoreductase yields MGKVIVFAGKPSHFARQFALKQATKGDKVILGSIDANEIKDIETEIKQVGGEALALPTNFADPESVKNLSNTAVSTFGRIDIWVNNIDWVPQSRFSDADNLVQAWDRIIDFNIKGVLHSISACQPVFHESGQGLFINLGSIDSLYVNANVSLVYQATKEAVRVISEGFQKEEESNGKSVKVMSFYPGAIKAENQVKISNQPNEYLSHSMVQDVEDFYINVLQNIIQKG; encoded by the coding sequence ATGGGAAAAGTAATTGTATTTGCAGGAAAGCCATCTCATTTTGCACGTCAATTTGCGCTGAAACAAGCCACGAAAGGTGATAAAGTGATTTTGGGGTCAATTGATGCGAATGAAATTAAAGATATTGAAACAGAGATTAAGCAAGTTGGAGGTGAAGCGTTAGCATTGCCAACAAATTTTGCTGACCCAGAATCGGTTAAAAATTTATCAAACACAGCAGTGTCAACTTTTGGTCGCATTGATATCTGGGTGAATAATATTGATTGGGTACCACAATCAAGATTTTCAGATGCAGATAACTTAGTGCAGGCTTGGGATCGCATCATTGATTTCAATATTAAAGGTGTCCTGCATAGTATTTCAGCTTGTCAGCCTGTATTCCATGAAAGTGGGCAAGGTTTGTTTATTAATCTGGGTTCAATTGATAGTTTGTATGTTAATGCCAATGTGTCATTGGTTTATCAAGCTACAAAAGAGGCTGTCCGTGTGATTAGCGAGGGCTTTCAAAAAGAAGAAGAATCAAATGGCAAGTCAGTGAAAGTGATGTCGTTTTATCCAGGGGCCATTAAAGCTGAGAACCAAGTTAAGATTAGTAATCAGCCAAATGAGTATCTTAGTCATTCAATGGTCCAAGACGTCGAAGATTTCTATATCAATGTATTACAAAATATTATCCAGAAGGGATAA
- a CDS encoding ABC transporter substrate-binding protein/permease, with translation MRKWGLHIAVLIAAFLIGFGGLGVPKGHAANKPHYTIVTDSTYPPFEWQMSDGKLVGIDLDMLKAIAKVENFTYELKPMSFNAAVQSVQAGQADGILAGMSITDERKQSFDFGTPYYESGVVVAVANKSQIKNLTQLKNKTVAVKTGTAGYDYAKSIQKQYGFKMVAYNDSSMMYDVVRTGNAVAAFEDQPVMAYAIQQGVDLKIITKPASTAWYGFGVKKGANDALIASFNAGYKKIVASGQYDKIVHRYLGDTGKKYATNLKSGSNKTSWLTIFNENRSAFGHGLWMTLQMTILGIVLASLWGLLLGVMGIAPSRIIRGISTTIIYIFRGLPMLVLAFFIYIGIPNLTGQKVPAFTAGILTLVLNEGAYIGAFVRGGFLSVDKGQLEAARSLGLPYGKAMRKVIMPQGIRLTIPSFVNQFIITLKDTSILSAIGLVELTQTGTLIIARNLQGFKVWLMVGLMYIIVITLLTWLSNWIEKRMK, from the coding sequence ATGCGAAAATGGGGGTTGCATATTGCTGTGCTAATTGCAGCATTTTTAATTGGATTTGGTGGCCTTGGGGTGCCGAAGGGACATGCAGCTAACAAACCACATTATACGATTGTGACGGATTCAACCTACCCACCATTTGAATGGCAAATGAGTGATGGAAAGTTAGTTGGCATTGATTTGGATATGTTAAAAGCTATTGCCAAAGTTGAAAATTTCACCTACGAATTAAAACCAATGAGTTTTAATGCGGCTGTGCAATCTGTCCAAGCTGGACAAGCAGACGGTATTTTAGCGGGGATGTCAATCACCGATGAACGAAAACAATCGTTTGATTTTGGAACACCATATTATGAATCAGGTGTTGTCGTTGCCGTTGCTAATAAGAGCCAAATCAAAAATTTGACGCAGCTGAAAAATAAAACTGTCGCGGTTAAAACCGGAACGGCTGGATATGACTACGCCAAGTCAATTCAAAAACAATATGGTTTTAAGATGGTTGCTTATAACGATTCTAGTATGATGTATGATGTCGTCCGAACTGGTAATGCCGTGGCTGCTTTTGAGGATCAACCCGTCATGGCTTATGCGATTCAACAAGGCGTCGACTTAAAGATTATCACGAAGCCAGCTTCAACAGCTTGGTATGGTTTTGGGGTAAAAAAAGGTGCAAATGATGCATTGATTGCTTCATTTAATGCTGGTTATAAAAAGATTGTTGCCAGTGGTCAATATGATAAAATTGTCCATCGATATTTGGGTGATACGGGCAAAAAATATGCGACTAATTTAAAAAGTGGATCCAATAAGACTAGTTGGTTGACGATTTTTAATGAAAATCGGTCGGCGTTTGGACATGGTCTATGGATGACTTTGCAAATGACGATCTTGGGTATCGTCTTAGCATCTTTGTGGGGATTATTGTTAGGTGTCATGGGAATTGCACCATCACGGATTATTCGTGGCATTTCAACCACAATTATTTATATCTTCAGAGGATTACCAATGTTGGTGTTGGCTTTTTTCATCTATATTGGTATTCCTAATTTAACTGGGCAAAAGGTGCCGGCGTTTACGGCAGGGATCTTGACATTAGTCTTGAACGAAGGTGCTTATATTGGTGCTTTTGTTCGTGGCGGTTTCCTGTCAGTTGATAAGGGACAACTAGAGGCGGCTCGTTCGTTAGGGCTGCCATATGGTAAAGCCATGCGAAAGGTCATCATGCCGCAGGGAATTCGGTTAACGATTCCTAGCTTCGTCAATCAATTTATTATTACGTTAAAGGATACGTCAATTTTGTCAGCGATTGGCTTAGTTGAATTGACACAAACCGGAACATTGATTATTGCGCGTAATTTACAAGGGTTCAAAGTTTGGTTGATGGTTGGATTGATGTATATTATTGTCATTACGCTATTAACATGGCTGTCAAACTGGATTGAAAAGAGGATGAAATAA
- a CDS encoding amino acid ABC transporter ATP-binding protein, producing the protein MTEQTEIVTVRDLHKSYGNNEVLKGISLAVLEGEVVVMIGPSGSGKSTFLRSLNQLEATDSGQIVINGWDLEDPKNNINKTRETIGMVFQHFNLFPHLTVLENMILAPVELHKKTKAEATSTAMALLERVGLADKANVKPGTLSGGQKQRVAIARALEMNPKIMLFDEPTSALDPEMVGDVLGVMKDLAAEGMTMIVVTHEMGFAKQVADRVVFFADGLIQEIGTPEAVFDRPQNERTKDFLDKVLNV; encoded by the coding sequence ATGACTGAGCAGACAGAAATTGTAACGGTTCGCGACTTACACAAAAGTTATGGTAATAATGAGGTTTTAAAGGGCATCTCGTTAGCTGTTTTAGAAGGTGAAGTAGTCGTAATGATTGGCCCTTCTGGTTCTGGAAAATCAACATTTTTACGATCACTAAATCAACTCGAGGCTACAGATTCCGGTCAAATTGTGATTAATGGCTGGGATTTAGAGGATCCTAAGAACAATATCAACAAGACGCGCGAAACAATTGGGATGGTTTTTCAACACTTTAATCTTTTTCCGCATTTGACAGTGTTAGAAAATATGATTTTAGCGCCGGTAGAATTGCACAAGAAAACCAAAGCTGAAGCAACTTCAACTGCAATGGCGCTACTTGAACGTGTCGGACTAGCTGATAAGGCTAATGTCAAACCGGGAACCTTATCTGGAGGGCAAAAGCAACGAGTAGCGATTGCGCGCGCCTTGGAAATGAATCCTAAAATCATGTTATTTGATGAGCCAACGTCAGCCCTCGATCCAGAAATGGTTGGTGATGTCTTGGGCGTGATGAAAGATTTAGCTGCCGAAGGCATGACGATGATTGTTGTGACACATGAAATGGGCTTTGCAAAGCAAGTGGCTGATCGGGTTGTATTTTTTGCGGATGGACTGATTCAAGAAATTGGTACACCTGAGGCAGTCTTCGACCGGCCACAAAATGAACGTACCAAAGACTTTTTAGATAAGGTATTGAATGTCTAA
- a CDS encoding Gfo/Idh/MocA family oxidoreductase, with protein sequence MLKIAYVGFGKSTNRYHLPYIQQRLDKFDVTRIYAPTLGKRPLDQAALEASGTRFTSDFTDILNDDALDLVVVVTPAPTHYQLVKQLLLAGQNVLVDKPMVTTIAELDDLLQIAKAQHCFLMPFQNRRFDSDYLTLQHVLQAGYVGRPVELELHMDHYRPTAGQLTGEQIDGTWYGHGVHLVDQIVGLFGRPEAATYDLRATRLTQATIEDQFEVNLHYANAFKATVQSTELAVTPYPKWRLVGTQGTFIKTTVDQQENDLKAGIMPGMAGFGLDAPQAYGHVTYYNQSGDRIEKDLPSIQGDYGRVYDNVYDVLVNGQTQLVTDEQMQTTIEILSRAFDEKGPHTEQLN encoded by the coding sequence ATGCTAAAAATTGCTTACGTCGGTTTTGGTAAAAGTACCAATCGTTATCATTTACCATATATACAACAACGATTGGATAAATTTGATGTGACGCGCATTTATGCGCCAACCTTGGGGAAACGACCGTTAGATCAAGCAGCTTTGGAAGCCAGTGGGACGCGTTTCACATCTGATTTTACTGACATTTTAAATGATGATGCGCTTGATTTAGTGGTTGTCGTTACGCCCGCACCAACGCATTACCAGCTTGTCAAACAATTATTGCTTGCCGGTCAAAATGTTTTGGTCGACAAACCAATGGTCACTACGATCGCTGAATTGGACGATTTATTACAAATTGCAAAAGCACAACATTGTTTCTTAATGCCATTTCAAAATCGTCGTTTTGATTCAGATTATTTAACGCTGCAACACGTGTTACAGGCTGGTTATGTTGGCCGGCCAGTTGAATTAGAGTTGCATATGGATCATTATCGACCAACGGCGGGTCAGTTAACTGGTGAGCAAATTGATGGCACATGGTATGGGCATGGGGTACATTTAGTAGATCAAATTGTTGGTCTCTTTGGTCGGCCAGAAGCGGCTACTTATGATTTGCGGGCCACACGCTTGACCCAAGCCACGATTGAAGATCAATTTGAAGTGAATTTGCATTACGCAAATGCCTTTAAAGCAACAGTTCAATCCACCGAATTGGCAGTGACACCATATCCAAAATGGCGTTTAGTTGGGACACAAGGGACTTTTATCAAAACAACCGTTGATCAACAAGAAAATGATTTAAAGGCGGGGATTATGCCAGGTATGGCTGGTTTTGGCCTGGATGCGCCACAAGCTTATGGGCACGTGACCTATTACAATCAAAGTGGCGATCGTATTGAGAAAGATTTGCCTAGCATTCAAGGTGATTATGGGCGTGTTTATGACAATGTGTACGATGTTTTAGTTAACGGTCAAACACAATTGGTAACAGATGAACAAATGCAAACAACGATTGAAATTTTGTCGCGGGCTTTTGATGAAAAGGGACCGCACACGGAACAGTTGAATTAG
- a CDS encoding PadR family transcriptional regulator produces MANELSKDLIRGHTDAIVLNLLSQGDSYGYRIVQDIKQRTKGQYTLNEATLYTVFRRLGKAGLVESYYGDESQGGRRKYYSLTPLGQERLTAEKEAWAFARQMINELMGDKDE; encoded by the coding sequence ATGGCGAATGAACTGTCGAAAGATTTAATTCGTGGGCATACGGATGCAATTGTCTTAAATTTATTGAGTCAAGGTGATTCGTATGGGTATCGAATTGTACAAGATATTAAGCAACGGACAAAAGGTCAATATACATTAAACGAGGCGACGCTGTATACAGTTTTTCGACGTCTTGGTAAAGCCGGTCTAGTTGAAAGTTATTATGGCGATGAGAGTCAAGGTGGGCGTCGAAAGTACTATTCGTTAACACCTCTTGGTCAGGAACGGTTAACCGCAGAAAAAGAAGCATGGGCATTTGCACGGCAAATGATTAATGAATTAATGGGTGATAAAGATGAATGA
- a CDS encoding DUF4097 family beta strand repeat-containing protein, with translation MNDALEKSIGAIFDAYPETTALNEFKEEVMSDASEALQDYQRQNPTISEPDAIRAILDSLGDIAAIAKMIAGETTEVAVFSQATQDYRQILVNAYAGQVYISRGDGQEVKVHQLTNIDRPEFAVQVQNEDQQLRITMPKPTGHGLFNFFKSNFSSRFRNVIKIEVPSNFMGDLKLSVNAGEVFVSDLDLQGDLKTSLIAGALNVEHVNAGNVDADISAGKAKFSQVNASNQFIGSVSAGDLKLMDTTGQFDIEVAAGNLVAHQVVGAGGFHANAGNIDVDWAQVSGNIHLDTALGNITMRFMTDISFKIKGNTTMGMIKVLREHTVLNSSGNLDAQVGFTPAFNVYASTSLGAIVIK, from the coding sequence ATGAATGACGCATTGGAAAAATCAATTGGGGCAATTTTTGATGCTTATCCAGAGACAACTGCTTTGAATGAATTTAAAGAAGAAGTCATGTCTGACGCAAGTGAAGCCTTGCAAGATTATCAACGTCAAAATCCGACGATTAGTGAGCCAGATGCCATTCGTGCCATTTTGGACAGTTTGGGTGACATCGCAGCAATTGCAAAGATGATTGCTGGTGAAACAACGGAGGTGGCAGTCTTTAGCCAAGCGACCCAGGATTATCGACAAATATTGGTGAATGCCTATGCTGGTCAAGTTTATATTAGTCGCGGTGATGGACAAGAAGTAAAGGTACATCAATTAACCAATATTGATCGACCAGAATTTGCGGTTCAAGTACAGAATGAAGACCAACAATTACGAATTACGATGCCAAAGCCGACTGGACACGGCCTGTTTAATTTCTTCAAATCAAATTTCAGTAGTCGTTTCCGCAATGTCATCAAGATTGAAGTGCCATCTAATTTTATGGGTGACTTGAAACTTAGTGTGAATGCGGGTGAGGTATTTGTTTCTGATTTGGATTTACAAGGTGACTTAAAAACAAGTTTGATTGCTGGTGCGTTGAATGTTGAACATGTTAATGCCGGTAATGTTGATGCTGATATTTCAGCTGGTAAGGCTAAATTTAGTCAGGTAAACGCCAGTAATCAATTTATTGGTAGTGTATCAGCTGGTGATTTGAAACTCATGGACACAACTGGACAGTTTGATATTGAAGTAGCTGCTGGTAATTTAGTGGCCCATCAGGTTGTGGGAGCAGGTGGTTTCCATGCGAATGCCGGGAATATTGATGTTGATTGGGCACAGGTTTCGGGTAATATACATTTGGATACGGCGTTAGGCAATATCACGATGCGCTTTATGACAGATATTAGTTTTAAAATTAAGGGTAATACGACAATGGGTATGATTAAGGTTTTGCGTGAACATACAGTATTAAATAGTAGTGGGAATTTAGATGCGCAAGTTGGGTTTACTCCAGCTTTTAATGTTTACGCATCAACATCACTCGGCGCAATTGTCATCAAATAA
- a CDS encoding PspC domain-containing protein, protein MQTNKIYRSRNDRVLAGVLGGISEHFGWNSQLVRLLYIAISIFSVAFPGILVYIIALFIIPEAPYRNQD, encoded by the coding sequence ATGCAAACAAATAAAATTTATCGTTCGCGAAACGATCGGGTCTTGGCAGGTGTCTTAGGTGGCATTTCAGAACATTTTGGGTGGAATTCGCAATTAGTACGCTTATTGTATATTGCAATTAGTATTTTTTCGGTCGCTTTCCCAGGGATCTTAGTGTATATCATTGCACTCTTTATTATCCCTGAAGCACCGTATCGGAATCAGGATTAG
- the pta gene encoding phosphate acetyltransferase has protein sequence MELFEQLSTKIKGQGKTLVFPEGEDVRIQGAAVRLAADGLAKPILLGNRQMIEQVANDNHFDLHAIDILDPATYPTDEKEAMISALVARRNGKTDAATAAKWLKDVNYFGTMLVYMKHADGMVSGATHPTGDTVRPALQIIKTIPGSKRISGSFVMQRGDERYIFADAAINIDLDAQIMAEIAIQSAKTAKVFGIDPQVAMLSFSTKGSAAAPQVDKVVEATKLAHEMAPDLALDGELQFDAAFVDAVGASKAPGSPVAGHANVFVFPDLQSGNIGYKIAQRLGGFEAVGPILQGLAAPVSDLSRGANEEDVYKTAIITAAQALEN, from the coding sequence ATGGAACTTTTTGAACAACTTTCAACAAAAATTAAAGGTCAAGGGAAAACCTTAGTTTTCCCTGAGGGAGAAGACGTCAGAATTCAAGGTGCGGCCGTACGGTTAGCAGCTGATGGTCTAGCAAAGCCAATTTTATTGGGTAATCGTCAAATGATTGAGCAAGTAGCTAATGATAATCATTTTGATTTACATGCGATTGATATTCTAGACCCAGCAACTTATCCAACGGATGAAAAAGAAGCCATGATTTCAGCCTTGGTGGCGCGTCGGAATGGTAAAACGGATGCAGCGACGGCCGCAAAATGGTTAAAAGATGTGAACTACTTTGGCACAATGCTGGTTTATATGAAACATGCCGATGGGATGGTTTCAGGGGCAACGCATCCGACTGGCGACACTGTTCGGCCAGCCCTACAGATTATTAAAACGATACCTGGTTCGAAACGCATTTCTGGTTCGTTTGTGATGCAACGCGGTGATGAACGGTATATTTTTGCCGATGCGGCGATTAACATTGATTTAGATGCTCAAATAATGGCTGAAATTGCGATTCAATCTGCAAAAACTGCTAAGGTCTTTGGCATTGACCCACAAGTTGCTATGCTCTCATTTTCAACTAAAGGTTCAGCTGCTGCGCCTCAAGTTGATAAGGTCGTAGAAGCAACTAAATTGGCCCATGAAATGGCACCTGATTTAGCTTTAGATGGTGAGTTGCAATTTGACGCTGCCTTCGTTGATGCTGTTGGTGCTTCAAAAGCACCGGGTTCACCCGTTGCTGGACATGCAAATGTTTTTGTATTTCCTGATTTACAATCGGGGAATATCGGCTACAAAATAGCCCAACGTTTGGGTGGCTTTGAAGCTGTTGGCCCAATTTTACAAGGCCTTGCTGCCCCCGTTTCAGACTTGTCACGTGGTGCAAATGAGGAAGATGTATATAAGACTGCCATCATCACGGCAGCGCAAGCATTAGAAAATTAA
- the tsaE gene encoding tRNA (adenosine(37)-N6)-threonylcarbamoyltransferase complex ATPase subunit type 1 TsaE, giving the protein MRIIVKTVEETQAIAGLLAKNIQPGDTILLNGDLGAGKTTFTQGFAKALGIQRPLKSPTFTLVREYQTMRFPLYHLDVYRLGEEGGADELGLEDYFGREGVALIEWPAFIADLLPQDVVSVTLERVLHDETNQQRVIDISGSGPRSQSIVAAMEK; this is encoded by the coding sequence ATGAGAATAATAGTAAAAACAGTCGAAGAAACGCAAGCAATCGCGGGTTTGTTGGCAAAAAACATTCAGCCCGGTGATACAATTTTGTTGAACGGTGATTTAGGTGCTGGCAAAACAACCTTTACACAAGGTTTTGCCAAAGCACTAGGCATTCAACGACCTCTAAAAAGTCCGACCTTTACGCTTGTGCGCGAATATCAAACGATGCGTTTTCCACTCTATCATCTTGATGTCTATCGACTAGGTGAAGAAGGTGGGGCTGATGAATTGGGCCTGGAAGATTATTTTGGCCGTGAGGGCGTGGCATTAATTGAATGGCCGGCATTTATTGCTGATCTTTTACCACAAGACGTGGTAAGTGTGACCTTAGAACGTGTCTTACATGATGAAACAAATCAACAACGCGTCATTGATATTTCTGGCAGTGGTCCGCGCAGCCAATCAATTGTCGCAGCCATGGAGAAGTAA
- a CDS encoding GNAT family N-acetyltransferase, producing MTAIIRPLTSDDATNLLLLVQQLQNESDTLMFNQDASQIDSADEADNISFLQRTTNNVLLGIVDEKYNLLGVVSATALPHKPRSAEVGLAVLSAYQGQKLGQALLEELIRWAVDYSTVDELVLTVQCRNEVAKHIYQKYGFIQTSSTYFEVTDIRGIKVQAIEMALKIKSID from the coding sequence ATGACAGCCATCATTCGGCCATTGACCTCAGACGATGCAACTAATTTGTTATTACTAGTGCAGCAATTACAAAATGAATCAGATACCCTGATGTTCAATCAGGATGCAAGCCAAATTGATTCAGCTGATGAAGCTGATAACATTAGCTTTTTGCAGCGTACAACTAATAACGTTTTGTTAGGTATCGTCGATGAAAAATACAATTTATTGGGTGTGGTTTCTGCAACCGCGTTGCCCCACAAACCCCGATCAGCTGAAGTTGGGTTAGCTGTTTTGTCAGCGTATCAAGGACAAAAGTTAGGACAGGCCCTACTTGAAGAATTGATTCGGTGGGCCGTTGACTATAGTACTGTCGACGAATTAGTCCTGACCGTTCAATGTCGCAATGAAGTGGCCAAACACATCTACCAAAAATATGGCTTTATTCAAACATCGTCGACATATTTTGAAGTGACAGATATTCGTGGTATTAAGGTCCAAGCCATTGAAATGGCGTTGAAAATAAAATCAATTGATTAA
- a CDS encoding 3'-5' exonuclease: MNFIAMDFETASAVRSSAVSMAVVVVRDNQLVDEFYSLINPQTTFNPRNIQIHGIQPADVVDAPLFPDVWQQIKQFYTPDQLVIAHNAPFDNGVLRATLDHYGVAAPHYLSLDTVRTSRRFYPELPNHRLNTVSSALGIDLLHHHNALDDTVAAAQILVTQAEQFGVDQIKPLVKVI, from the coding sequence ATGAATTTTATTGCGATGGATTTTGAAACAGCTAGTGCCGTTCGGTCAAGTGCCGTTTCAATGGCGGTTGTTGTTGTTCGAGATAATCAATTAGTGGATGAATTTTATTCATTGATTAATCCGCAAACCACTTTTAATCCAAGAAATATTCAAATCCATGGGATACAACCAGCTGATGTGGTTGATGCGCCTTTATTTCCAGATGTTTGGCAGCAAATTAAGCAGTTTTATACACCTGATCAGCTTGTCATTGCCCATAATGCGCCATTTGATAATGGTGTTTTGCGGGCCACATTAGATCATTATGGTGTCGCAGCACCACACTATTTATCATTAGATACTGTGCGAACATCGCGTCGATTTTATCCTGAATTACCAAATCATCGGTTAAATACAGTGTCATCGGCACTAGGCATCGATTTATTACATCATCATAACGCATTAGATGATACGGTTGCTGCCGCACAAATTTTAGTAACACAAGCAGAACAATTTGGGGTGGATCAAATCAAGCCCTTGGTCAAAGTCATTTAG